The Pseudomonas sp. MH9.2 genomic interval AACGATGATCGCGTGGTCGCCGCCATCGTATTCGCGCCACAGTTCACACTCGATGATCGCAGTGGCCTTGGCCAGCAGCGGGTTGCCGAGTTCGCTCAGGTGCCACTCGATGCCTTTGGCTTTGTCCTTACCTTTACCGGCGAAGGCGTAGGCCTCCGCCTGCTGATCCGCCGACAGCAAATGAATGGCGAATCGTTTGCTGTTGCGCAGGATCGGGTACGTATCGGAGGCGTAGTTGGGGCAAAACAGCACCAGTGCCGGGTCAATCGACAGCGCGCTGAAGGCGCTGGCAGTGATGCCGACGATGCCGCCTTCGGGGTCCAGGGTGGTGACCACTGTGACCCCGGAGGGGAAGGAGGCCATGACCTCCTTGTAAATGCCAGGTTCGATCATCTCAGGTCACCTCTCAACGCATGACAAAGGGGTCGGGCATCGGCGCCGACGACAGGTTGATCCACACGGTTTTCAGTTCGGTATAGGCCAGCACCGAATCGATGCCGCTTTCGCGACCGTAGCCGCTGTTCTTGAATCCGCCAATGGGCGCCATGGCCGAAACAGCACGGTAGGTGTTGACCCATATGATCCCGGAGCGCACATCCCGCGCCATGCGGTGAGCGCGGCCCAGATCACGGGTCCAGATGCCTGCGGCGAGACCAAACTGCGAATCGTTGGCGATGGTCAGCGCC includes:
- a CDS encoding flavin reductase family protein, giving the protein MIEPGIYKEVMASFPSGVTVVTTLDPEGGIVGITASAFSALSIDPALVLFCPNYASDTYPILRNSKRFAIHLLSADQQAEAYAFAGKGKDKAKGIEWHLSELGNPLLAKATAIIECELWREYDGGDHAIIVGAVKNLILPDQPVTPMIYHRGKLGPLPTLA